One window of the Asticcacaulis sp. SL142 genome contains the following:
- a CDS encoding nitrate reductase: MPPSPQATTCPYCGVGCGVKAVINNRQMTVTGDETHPANQGRLCSKGTALGNTFGLEGRLLEPRIRRHGQLEAVSWDEALDTVAAKFAQIIRDHGPDAVAFYVSGQLLTEDYYAVNKLAKGYIGTANVDTNSRLCMSSAVAAHKQAFGADLVPGTYDDLTEADMLVFSGHNAAWTHPVLYRRIESREGQFRVCIDPKRTDTAKAADLHLMIKPQTDVRLWNGLCAHLIARDALDHDFIDHHTEGYSRLMAALSTDDQSLDAIAEDCGISVADLKKFYDGFLHTPKVVSLFSMGSNQSSSGVHKGLALINAHLLSGKIGKPGAAPFSITGQPNAMGGREVGGLANMLAAHMDFDEASKSLVQRYWGSPTIAPKAGLKAVDMFEAVRLGKVKAIWIMATNPMVSMPDTNKIHEALSNCELVVVSDVIARTDTMDMAHIQFPAAAWGEKDGTVTNSERVISRQRNLTPLPGSVRPDWAIIADVARRMNPDWVSAFNWAGPDEVFAEHAGLTAFENDGKRFLDLGGLTGMTKAEYDALQPVRWPFKKGGLPGDRLFADGQFNTPNGRARLVPPIVRSPANQTTDDFPFHLNSARVRDHWHTMTRTALAPELNRHITEPLLDIHPKDARRLHIKDGRLAVVTTAYGEAILKARVTDDVREGSLHIPMHWTKQFAPFGRSNQLINPAVDPMSGQPEFKHTPAHVRAYNEAWHGFVMAPRDFDGELPTWSDDTIWRRTAHAHADCFEIAGIAPVDMSMVEANLILEDATTGLTRRVQVEDGRITRAMFLAPIHKKLPPRDWLLERFGDAELKPADRAALLIGRLPGMADKGRIICACRSVGEIAINAAIDDGAKTVDDIGDATTAGTSCGSCKGELKQCLLKRAITKEPVHA, from the coding sequence GTGCCCCCTTCCCCGCAAGCAACTACATGCCCTTACTGCGGCGTCGGCTGCGGGGTTAAGGCTGTCATCAATAACCGCCAGATGACCGTGACCGGCGATGAAACCCATCCCGCCAATCAGGGTCGGCTGTGCTCCAAAGGTACCGCACTTGGTAACACCTTCGGCTTAGAGGGTCGGTTGCTTGAACCCCGCATCCGCCGCCATGGCCAGTTAGAGGCGGTATCGTGGGACGAGGCTCTGGATACCGTCGCCGCTAAATTTGCGCAAATTATCCGCGATCACGGCCCAGACGCGGTGGCGTTTTATGTGTCGGGTCAACTTCTTACTGAGGATTATTACGCCGTCAACAAACTGGCCAAGGGTTATATCGGCACAGCCAATGTCGACACCAATTCGCGCCTTTGCATGTCGTCCGCCGTCGCCGCCCACAAGCAGGCGTTCGGGGCTGATCTGGTACCCGGAACCTATGACGACTTAACTGAGGCCGACATGCTGGTGTTCTCAGGCCACAACGCTGCCTGGACCCATCCGGTGCTGTACCGCCGGATCGAGAGCCGTGAGGGCCAGTTCCGCGTCTGCATCGACCCCAAGCGCACCGATACCGCTAAGGCCGCCGATCTGCATCTGATGATTAAACCGCAAACCGATGTGCGGCTGTGGAACGGATTGTGCGCGCACTTGATTGCCCGCGACGCGCTCGATCATGACTTTATCGATCACCACACGGAAGGCTATTCGCGCCTGATGGCGGCTTTGAGCACCGACGACCAGAGCCTTGACGCCATAGCCGAAGATTGCGGTATTTCAGTCGCTGATCTCAAAAAATTCTACGACGGATTTTTGCACACGCCCAAGGTCGTCAGCCTGTTTTCGATGGGTTCAAACCAGTCATCGTCGGGCGTCCACAAAGGGCTGGCGCTGATCAATGCCCACCTGTTGTCGGGCAAGATCGGCAAGCCGGGGGCCGCGCCCTTCTCGATCACCGGTCAGCCCAACGCCATGGGCGGGCGCGAGGTTGGGGGGCTGGCCAACATGCTGGCCGCCCACATGGATTTTGATGAGGCCTCAAAATCCCTCGTCCAACGCTATTGGGGCTCACCAACCATCGCGCCCAAGGCAGGGTTAAAAGCCGTCGATATGTTCGAGGCGGTACGTTTGGGTAAGGTCAAGGCTATCTGGATCATGGCGACCAATCCGATGGTGTCCATGCCGGATACCAACAAAATTCATGAGGCCCTGTCGAACTGCGAACTGGTGGTCGTATCGGACGTGATCGCGCGTACCGACACCATGGACATGGCCCATATTCAGTTTCCCGCCGCAGCGTGGGGCGAAAAAGACGGCACGGTTACCAACTCAGAGCGGGTCATTTCGCGTCAGCGGAACCTCACTCCCTTGCCGGGTTCCGTGCGGCCTGACTGGGCGATCATCGCCGACGTCGCCCGCCGCATGAATCCTGACTGGGTATCGGCTTTCAATTGGGCCGGGCCGGATGAGGTTTTTGCCGAACATGCTGGCCTGACCGCCTTTGAAAATGACGGCAAACGCTTCCTTGATCTGGGTGGCCTCACGGGTATGACAAAGGCCGAATATGACGCCCTTCAGCCGGTGCGCTGGCCGTTTAAAAAGGGTGGTCTGCCGGGGGATCGTCTGTTCGCAGATGGTCAGTTCAACACCCCAAATGGTCGCGCGCGATTAGTGCCGCCGATTGTGCGCAGCCCCGCCAATCAGACCACGGATGATTTCCCGTTCCACCTCAATTCGGCCCGCGTGCGCGATCACTGGCACACAATGACGCGCACGGCTTTAGCACCGGAACTGAACCGCCATATCACCGAGCCGCTGCTCGATATCCACCCCAAGGATGCCCGTCGTCTGCACATCAAGGACGGGCGGCTGGCAGTCGTGACCACGGCCTATGGTGAGGCCATTCTCAAGGCCCGCGTGACCGACGATGTGCGCGAAGGCAGCCTGCATATTCCCATGCACTGGACGAAGCAGTTCGCGCCGTTTGGCCGCTCAAACCAACTCATCAACCCCGCCGTTGATCCGATGTCGGGTCAGCCGGAGTTCAAGCATACGCCTGCCCATGTCCGTGCCTATAACGAAGCCTGGCACGGCTTTGTCATGGCCCCGCGTGATTTCGATGGTGAGTTGCCGACGTGGAGCGATGACACTATCTGGCGGCGCACCGCCCACGCCCATGCCGACTGTTTCGAGATCGCCGGAATTGCGCCGGTCGATATGTCGATGGTCGAGGCCAACCTTATATTGGAAGATGCGACCACCGGCCTGACGCGGCGGGTGCAGGTTGAGGACGGGCGGATTACGCGGGCGATGTTCCTGGCCCCGATCCATAAAAAATTGCCGCCGCGTGACTGGCTGCTGGAGCGGTTTGGCGATGCCGAACTTAAGCCTGCCGACCGCGCCGCCCTGCTGATCGGGCGTCTGCCGGGGATGGCCGACAAAGGCCGCATTATCTGCGCCTGCCGGTCAGTGGGCGAAATCGCCATCAATGCTGCCATCGATGACGGGGCCAAGACTGTCGATGACATCGGTGACGCCACCACCGCCGGCACCTCCTGCGGATCGTGCAAGGGTGAACTGAAACAGTGCCTGCTGAAACGGGCGATCACAAAGGAACCGGTTCATGCGTGA
- the nirB gene encoding nitrite reductase large subunit NirB → MDNKQRIVVIGAGMAGGRIVEEILKRDSSSFDISIIGAEACATYDRIQLSPVLAGEKSFDDIVTHSDAWYDANGVKTHFGYWVQSIDRVAKQVILHDGQAIGYDHLILATGSDPIRLPLPGSDLQGVVAFRDLHDVDLMTRAANAGGEAVVIGGGLLGLEAAYGLAKRGMKSTVIHLVDVLMERQLDEAAGRLLEKALLERGVISVLSAQSEAIVGETHVEGLKLKDGRIIPASLLVMAVGIRPHVEPAKSAGLTVERGIVVDDQMRTSDPSIFAVGECVQHRGACYGLVAPIWDMCRTLADVLTGKNPDAAYYGSELATRLKVSGVDLYSAGQFNGGEGCEDIVFRDPGRGVYKRVVVKDNKLVGTVLFGEAADGAWYFDLIKKGETIADIRDTLIFGQAVTEALAGVDPNAAVAAWPDDTEVCGCNGVTKGAVVEAICGGADNLDKVRGCTKASASCGSCTGIVEQLLKVTLGDAFKAQTGPKPMCKCTDHGHAVVRKAIVEQQIKTIPDVMQAMTWTTPDGCSSCRPALNYYLLCAWPREYHDDPRSRFVNERNHANIQKDGTYSVVPRMWGGVTSAKELRAIADVCDKFDVPMVKVTGGQRLDLFGIKKADLPAVWADLNAAGMVSGHAYAKALRTVKTCVGSEWCRFGTQDSTGLGIKLEQDTWGSWMPHKFKMAVSGCPRNCAEATIKDFGIICVDSGYELHVGGNAGIHLRGTDLLCKVATEAEARDYSMAFVQLYREDAWYLERTAPWIERVGLEFVKTQLFDEETRADLKARFLESQAVFQVDPWAEHAPKSEPAKVFSPLADLREGTSQDHITETA, encoded by the coding sequence ATGGACAACAAACAACGCATTGTGGTGATCGGAGCCGGCATGGCCGGTGGCCGCATCGTCGAGGAAATCTTAAAGCGAGATTCGTCAAGCTTTGACATTTCGATCATCGGCGCCGAAGCCTGCGCCACCTATGACCGTATTCAGTTGTCGCCGGTTCTGGCCGGTGAGAAAAGCTTTGACGATATCGTCACCCACTCTGATGCCTGGTACGATGCCAATGGCGTCAAGACCCATTTTGGGTACTGGGTGCAGTCGATAGATCGCGTCGCCAAGCAGGTCATTCTGCATGACGGTCAAGCCATCGGCTATGATCATCTGATTCTGGCAACCGGCTCCGATCCGATCCGCCTGCCCCTGCCGGGCTCTGACCTTCAGGGCGTGGTCGCGTTCCGCGATCTGCACGATGTCGACCTGATGACCAGGGCCGCGAATGCCGGTGGCGAAGCGGTCGTGATCGGCGGCGGCCTGTTGGGTCTTGAGGCCGCTTACGGTCTGGCCAAGCGCGGTATGAAATCGACCGTCATTCACCTTGTCGATGTGCTGATGGAACGCCAGCTTGATGAGGCCGCGGGTCGCCTGCTGGAAAAAGCGCTGCTGGAACGCGGCGTGATCTCGGTCCTCAGCGCTCAATCCGAAGCCATTGTCGGGGAAACCCACGTTGAGGGGCTGAAACTCAAAGACGGGCGCATCATCCCGGCCTCGCTGCTGGTCATGGCCGTCGGCATCCGCCCACACGTTGAACCGGCCAAATCGGCGGGCCTAACCGTAGAGCGCGGCATTGTGGTCGATGACCAGATGCGTACCTCAGACCCCAGCATTTTCGCGGTCGGTGAATGTGTGCAGCATCGCGGGGCCTGTTATGGTCTGGTCGCACCCATCTGGGATATGTGCCGGACCCTGGCCGATGTGCTGACGGGTAAGAACCCGGACGCCGCCTATTACGGCTCGGAACTGGCGACCCGCCTTAAGGTCTCCGGCGTCGATCTCTATTCCGCCGGTCAGTTCAATGGCGGCGAAGGCTGCGAAGACATCGTCTTCCGCGATCCCGGTCGCGGCGTCTATAAGCGCGTAGTGGTCAAGGACAATAAACTGGTCGGCACGGTGCTGTTCGGCGAAGCCGCTGACGGGGCGTGGTATTTCGACCTGATCAAAAAAGGCGAAACCATTGCCGATATCCGCGACACCCTGATCTTTGGTCAGGCGGTGACGGAGGCTTTAGCCGGCGTGGACCCTAATGCCGCCGTTGCAGCATGGCCCGACGACACGGAAGTGTGCGGCTGTAACGGCGTTACCAAGGGGGCTGTGGTTGAAGCGATCTGCGGGGGCGCGGACAACCTCGATAAGGTGCGCGGCTGCACCAAGGCTTCGGCAAGTTGCGGGTCGTGTACCGGCATTGTCGAGCAACTGCTGAAGGTGACTTTGGGCGATGCGTTCAAGGCCCAGACCGGCCCCAAGCCGATGTGCAAATGTACTGACCATGGCCACGCGGTCGTGCGAAAAGCTATCGTTGAACAACAAATCAAGACGATCCCCGATGTCATGCAGGCGATGACATGGACCACGCCCGATGGCTGTTCATCCTGTCGTCCGGCGCTGAACTATTACCTGCTGTGCGCCTGGCCACGCGAATATCATGACGATCCGCGCTCACGCTTTGTCAATGAACGCAACCACGCCAATATCCAGAAAGACGGCACCTATTCAGTTGTACCGCGCATGTGGGGCGGAGTGACCTCAGCTAAGGAACTGCGCGCCATTGCTGATGTGTGCGACAAGTTCGATGTGCCGATGGTCAAGGTCACCGGCGGTCAGCGGCTGGATCTGTTCGGCATCAAAAAAGCCGACCTGCCCGCCGTCTGGGCGGATTTGAATGCCGCAGGCATGGTCTCCGGCCACGCCTATGCCAAGGCCCTGCGCACGGTCAAGACCTGCGTTGGCTCTGAATGGTGCCGGTTCGGGACGCAGGATTCGACCGGGCTTGGCATTAAGCTGGAGCAGGACACCTGGGGCTCATGGATGCCGCATAAGTTCAAGATGGCGGTGTCCGGTTGTCCGCGTAACTGCGCCGAAGCGACCATCAAGGACTTTGGTATTATCTGCGTGGACTCCGGCTATGAACTGCATGTCGGCGGCAATGCCGGTATTCACCTGCGCGGCACCGATTTGTTGTGCAAGGTCGCCACCGAAGCCGAAGCGCGTGACTATTCGATGGCCTTTGTTCAGCTTTACCGCGAAGACGCCTGGTATCTGGAACGCACCGCCCCGTGGATCGAGCGCGTCGGGTTGGAGTTTGTCAAAACCCAACTGTTTGACGAAGAAACCCGCGCTGACCTCAAGGCCCGGTTCCTCGAATCCCAAGCCGTGTTTCAGGTTGATCCGTGGGCGGAACATGCTCCGAAATCCGAACCGGCCAAGGTCTTTTCGCCACTGGCTGATTTACGCGAAGGCACATCACAAGATCATATTACGGAGACTGCGTGA
- the nirD gene encoding nitrite reductase small subunit NirD, protein MNANVTLNWIDVGAAIDVPYQGARRVDTDLGAIAVFRTVDNEYYAVMDKCPHKGGPLSEGIVHGRHIACPLHNWSFSLQTGEAVGTDAGKGCTPTVPLKIENERIFLGMR, encoded by the coding sequence ATGAACGCCAATGTTACGCTCAATTGGATAGATGTGGGCGCGGCCATTGATGTGCCGTATCAAGGCGCGCGCCGTGTCGATACTGACCTTGGGGCCATCGCCGTCTTTCGCACGGTCGATAACGAATACTACGCCGTCATGGACAAGTGCCCGCACAAGGGTGGGCCTTTGTCCGAAGGCATCGTCCACGGCCGCCATATCGCCTGCCCGCTGCATAACTGGTCGTTTTCGTTGCAAACCGGCGAAGCGGTCGGCACCGATGCCGGTAAGGGCTGCACCCCGACCGTGCCGCTTAAAATCGAGAACGAGCGCATTTTTTTAGGGATGAGATAG